Proteins encoded within one genomic window of Argiope bruennichi chromosome 7, qqArgBrue1.1, whole genome shotgun sequence:
- the LOC129976044 gene encoding F-box only protein 43-like, protein MISTPMKQGFLPSSTPVQALNDSGYFGSDNKSSLTKTVHKLSPIKESSPFKKRANDFSELLSLDCSDISTKEDCASTSNLKDFQFHFDELIKEIDFNDISLSSCNSFVENSKNAEILNQNSFPSFLIHDLEDKIISTNERATQYLQQDKDISLHLSVVGNQNNKEQCYSDKDSTNHINSDISQKCDDTLRRIKYIKIDILRELDKINCISTLKHIFTFLSAADLTKVCCVSKKWREIVINDFKANSRRKKFLKEKQDHKENHQHLTTILKTNHKGETRRPVSLYKTVLSDINNIKTPPKQPLANQSNRKFDSFIEQGKNLKNGILRKCPKCEYAAKSQITDKFSCTNCDYAFCGNCLNPLNGRNHSCSKQTVSIIIGSKKSKKNLKRL, encoded by the exons ATGATTTCAACGCCTATGAAACaag GTTTTTTACCTTCCAGTACACCTGTGCAAGCACTGAATGACAGTGGTTATTTTGGAAGTGATAACAAATCATCATTGACAAAAACTGTGCATAAGTTATCTCCTATTAAAGAATCTTCACCTTTTAAAAAGAGAGCAAATGATTTTTCTGAATTGTTAAGCCTTGATTGTTCGGATATTTCTACTAAAGAAGACTGTGCTTCCACttctaatttaaaagattttcaatttcactttgatgaacttataaaagaaattgattttaatgacaTATCTCTAAGCTCCTGTAATTCATTTGTTGAGAATTCTAAGAATGCTgaaattctaaatcaaaattcatttccttCATTCTTAATACATGATCTAGAAGATAAGATTATTTCAACTAATGAGAGAGCAACACAATATTTGCAGCAGGACAAAGATATCAGTTTGCATTTAAGTGTAGTAGGCaaccaaaataataaagaacaatgtTACTCCGATAAAGATTCCACAAACCACATTAATTCTGATATTTCTCAGAAATGTGATGATACATTGcgtagaataaaatatataaagatagatATTCTAAGAGAActagataaaattaattgcatttcaacCTTGAAGcatatatttacttttctctCAGCAGCTGATCTTACCAAAGTATGTTGTGTGAGTAAAAAGTGGAGAGAAAtagtaattaatgattttaaagcaaattctagaagaaagaaatttctgaaagaaaaacaaGATCATAAG gaAAACCATCAGCATCTCACTACAATATTGAAGACTAATCATAAAGGAGAAACAAGGCGTCCTGTCTCATTGTATAAAACAGTGCTTTctgatataaataatatcaaaacacCACCTAAACAGCCTCTAGCAAACCAATCAAATAGAAAGTTTGATTCTTTCATtgag CAAGGGAAAAACCTGAAGAATGGAATATTGAGAAAGTGCCCTAAATGTGAATATGCAGCTAAAAGTCAAATCACTGATAAATTTTCTTGTACAAACTGTGATTATGCTTTTTGTGGAAATTGTCTTAATCCTTTGAATGGGAGAAATCATAGCTGTTCAAAACAAACTGTGTCAATAATAATTGGTAGcaagaaaagtaagaaaaaccTGAAACGTCTGTGA